TATCTGCGTGTGGCGTATTCGCATCTGCAGGTCTATCAGAACCAGCGCGACGCCTGAAGGGTCTGAAGTTTTGTTTACACTGGCACGCCGCGGGCGCGCGTGCCGGCCAGCCCGTCTATCCATCAGTCCGGAATCCGCATGAAGCTCAAACCCCTAGCCGCCACCTTCCTGCTCTGTGCGGCCGCCAGCCTGTGCGCCGCCGCGCACGCAGCGCCGGCGGACAACAAGGCGGTGGTGACGGCATTCTTCCGCATGCTCTTCCAGGACAAGAACGTCGACAAGGCGCTGCAGACCTACGTCGCCAAGGACCTGATCCAGCACGATCCCTATCTGCCCGACGGGGCGTCGGCGATGGCGGACTTCTATGGGCCGTACCTGGAACAGCACCCCATGGCCAGCGCCGACATCAAGCGCATGATCGCCGAAGACGATCTGGTGGTCGTGCATACGCTGTGGAAGGAATCGCCCGAGGATACCGGGCAGGCCGTGGTGGACATCTTCCGGCTGCGCGACGGCAAGATCGTCGAGCACTGGGATGTCAGCCAGGACATTCCGGAAAACCCGGCGAACCGCAACACGATGTTCTAGCCCGCGCACGCGGATATCCGGACACGCAATGAACCAGCCCTTCACGGTCTATCTGGCGGGATTCGACGTCTTCCGGCCGGATGCCGTGGCGTACGGCGCCAGCCTGAAGGCGCTGTGCGAGCGGTATGGGCTGCGCGGCCTGTACCCGCTGGACCAGGCCGGCCCCGCCGGTTTGGACGGTCGCGAACTGGCGGACTTGATCTGCCGCGCCAACGTCGGGCTGATACGCCAGGCCGACGGCATCATCGCCAATCTGAATCCCTTTCGCGGACACGAGCCGGATTCCGGCACCGCCTTCGAAGTCGGCTACGCCGCCGCGTTGGGCAAACCGGTCTGGGCGTATACGTCCGTGGCGGGCACCATCGTGGAGCAGGTGGCGGTGGGCAAGTCGGCGCAGGGCGATGCGCACCTCGACGCGCAAGGCTACGTCGTCGAGGATTTCGGCATGAGCCTGAACCTGATGCTGGCCTGCAGCGCAACCGTCGTGGTCGGCGATGCGGAGGCATGTCTGGTCCGCGTGGCGCGCGACGTCGGCGCGGCCAGCCCGCGCCCCTGAGCGCACGGCCGGCCAGCGTCCCTGACGCGGTCAGGCTGCCTGCGATTCCAGTTCCGGCTCGGCCACGCCCTGGGGTGCCAGGCCGCGGCGATGGTCGGCCAGTTCCGCGATGGTCAGCGCCACCAGCCCATGCCTGGCGGCATAGCGGTCGATCGCGTCGCCGCGCGTCATGGTGCCGTCGTCGTTCATCAATTCGCACAGCACGGCGGCCGGGCGCAGGCCGGCCATGACGGCCAGATCGACCGAGCCTTCCGTGTGGCCGCGCCGCGTCAGTACGCCGCCCGGCTGCGCGCGCAAAGGGAACACATGGCCCGGGCTGACGACATCGCCGGCCTGGGCATTCGGCGCGATCGCGGCGCGGATGGTGGTGACGCGGTCCTTGGCGGAAACGCCGGTGCTGACGCCTTCGCGGGCTTCGATCGAGACGGTGAAGGCGGTGCCATGGCGGCTTTCGTTGCGCGCCGTCATGGGCGGCAGCGACAGGCGGTCCAGGGTGTCGTCCTCCAGGCACAGGCAGACGATGCCGCTGCAGTCGCGGATCAATTGGGCCATGACCGGCACCGTGATCTTGTCGGCGGCGACGATCAGGTCAGCCTCGTTTTCGCGGTCGTAGTCGTCCAGCAGGATGACGGGGCGGCCCAGGCGCATGTGATGCAGCGCGCGCGCCAGGCGCATGGGAAAAGGTTGCGCGAAAATCGCCGGCGTGCGGGACTCGGCACTGAAGGTATACGAAGTTGCTTGTGACATTGAAACGCTCTCGCGGAAAGTTGGGCGAAAAACGTTTCAGGGCTATAGGGACAGCCAAACGCAAAACCGCGGACGCGCCGGGAGGCGCGCGGGGTACGGATTGTGCCGGCACATCTTCTCTCATCCGGACTATGACCGTCGGCTCTGGAATCTGACCAGATCTGCTGACCCCGCCGTCCGTTGTCGGACCGCGGGCGCTCGCGGGCTTGCCACATTGCATGGCCTACCGCCGGTGGGGAATCT
This genomic interval from Bordetella genomosp. 8 contains the following:
- a CDS encoding nuclear transport factor 2 family protein produces the protein MKLKPLAATFLLCAAASLCAAAHAAPADNKAVVTAFFRMLFQDKNVDKALQTYVAKDLIQHDPYLPDGASAMADFYGPYLEQHPMASADIKRMIAEDDLVVVHTLWKESPEDTGQAVVDIFRLRDGKIVEHWDVSQDIPENPANRNTMF
- the ribB gene encoding 3,4-dihydroxy-2-butanone-4-phosphate synthase produces the protein MSQATSYTFSAESRTPAIFAQPFPMRLARALHHMRLGRPVILLDDYDRENEADLIVAADKITVPVMAQLIRDCSGIVCLCLEDDTLDRLSLPPMTARNESRHGTAFTVSIEAREGVSTGVSAKDRVTTIRAAIAPNAQAGDVVSPGHVFPLRAQPGGVLTRRGHTEGSVDLAVMAGLRPAAVLCELMNDDGTMTRGDAIDRYAARHGLVALTIAELADHRRGLAPQGVAEPELESQAA
- a CDS encoding nucleoside 2-deoxyribosyltransferase, translating into MNQPFTVYLAGFDVFRPDAVAYGASLKALCERYGLRGLYPLDQAGPAGLDGRELADLICRANVGLIRQADGIIANLNPFRGHEPDSGTAFEVGYAAALGKPVWAYTSVAGTIVEQVAVGKSAQGDAHLDAQGYVVEDFGMSLNLMLACSATVVVGDAEACLVRVARDVGAASPRP